The Hevea brasiliensis isolate MT/VB/25A 57/8 chromosome 9, ASM3005281v1, whole genome shotgun sequence nucleotide sequence GTTCCAGAGTCGTACAGATCGAATTATTTTCAAACTTTTTGGTAAAGAACCAAATGATTTTCCTCTTGTCCTGCGAACACGGGTACgtaaaattttaatgtgttacagCAATTGCTAGGTATTTCCTTCATCTCAAATAGTTAAttatgtgaaatatttaaattttcagaTTCTGGACTGGCTATCTCATAGTCCTACTGACATTGAGAGCTACATTAGGCCTGGTTGTGTCATTCTAACCATTTATCTTCGTCAGGCTGAGGCCAAATGGGAGGAAGTAAGCTTGCATACAttattgtgaatttctttttctcaaatatCCCAGGCAACATTTGTGGCCTTACAGTCTGATTTCCTGTTTTGTAGCTTTGCTGTAATCTTAGCACCAGTTTGAGTAGGCTTCTGGATGTATCAGATGATGCTTTCTGGAGAACTGGATGGGTTTATATAAGGGTGCAACATCAAATAGCATTTGTTTGCAATGGTCTGTTGCTTTTGACTTTCCACATAATAGAATTTTTGTTGCATGCTAGAATAAATAACAAAATTTATCTAAGGAATAATTTAGCATTTTTGGTGCCACAGGTCAGGTTGTTGTGGATACATCCTTGCCTATCAGAAGTACCAACTATAGTAAAATTTTAAGTGTCAAACCAATCGCAATATCTGTGTCTGAAAGAGCTCAATTTGTGATTAAAGGAATCAACCTGTCTCGGCCTACCACAAGGTAGTGTTGCCTTTGATTTCCACGTAAACCTGCTAGTGAAATTTTGGATTAATTGTAATAATCTTCTTCTATTAATTCAATATGTTAcgttcttctctttctttttgcagaTTACTCTGTGCAGTAGAAGGGAAGTATATGTCTCAGGAAAATACTCAAGAACTAATGGACGGTGTTGATAACTTAAAAGGATATGAGGAACTCCAATGCGTTAACTTTTCTTGCTCTATTCCCACGGTGTCTGGAAGAGGATTTATTGAGGTGTTGTTGCCCGCTGCCTCTTATTGCATGTCTACTTGTTTTGTTGTCTGTATTTATTTAGCTTGGGCAATATGCTAGTTTCAAATAtataaatattggtattttgtcAAATATCACTCACCCACCCTGATGTAGAAAACAAAGAAACTCAAAGGGGAAGAGAAACAAATCTtaaattttctattaattctcTATTGTCAATAtccataataataaaaaaaatgccTAGATGACATAGATATTTATAGTATAATAGTTAGTCCTACTAGTACTACGATTAGGAAtcctaaaataagaaaatataaacCAATCTAATCAGGAAGATACCAAACCTAATAGAAGTTTTTAAATATTCCTCAATAATAGAAATTTAAACTTCCAAATTGTACTAGAAAATCTGAATTAAAGATCTTAATTTCACAATtagaattaaatcaaaataattcctaaaTCTAGTCTTCATTGACTGCATCATTCTTCCCGTAGTTAGAGAAAACTCAACCTTGAGTTTTGTAGTGCTAAAGAATCAATAAATGAATTTGGAGAATAAGCAAGCTATCTTCTTGGGTGGTAATAGTAAGATTGAAACAATAAACTTCATTCTTTCCTTCACATCTCTAAGAACATTTGTGATGTAGAACATGGAAGATTAAAggatcaactcaactcaactaagcctttattccaaaaatttgaggtcggctatatggattcgctttctccactctaaacgattttgggttaaatcctcagaaatttgtaatgcttctaggtcatgttgtactactttcctccaagtcaatttaggtctacccctttctaacgtaatgtgctctacttgtctaactggagcctccgtatgtctacgtttcacatgaccaaaccacttcaatctcacttctctcaacttatcctcaattggtaccactcccgCCTTTTctataatactttcattacggactttatctagtctagtatggccactcatccaccttaacattctcatctctgcaactcttatcttagatgcatatgactccttcaatgcccaacactcactaccatataacatagccgatcgtatgactgtacggtaaaactttcctttcaacttattgggaatcttgcgatcacgtaaaactcctgtggcacgtctctacttcaaccattcggctttaatcctatgactaacatcctcctcacatcccctatctacttaaaggactgagtcaagatatttaaagtgattactttgggacagtaccacctaatccaaactaactcctttcctatcaccagtttggctttcactgaacttgcaatgcatgtattctgtcttcgttctacttaacttaaagccccttgactctagagtacttctccaaagctctaactttctattgactccttctcgcgtctcatctattaaaacaatatcatccgcaaatatcatgcaccaaggaatactctcttgtatgtgtttcgtcaattcatctaaaactaatgtaaaaaggtaagggcttatagctgatccttggtgtaatccaattgagataggaaaatctcttgtgtcccctcccactgtgcgcacaatagtagttgctccttcatacatatctttgaacacttgtatgtacctaatagataccctcttttgttctaacacactccataggacatctcttggaacactatcataaaccttctccaaatcaataaaaaccatgtgtagatctcaTAAATTCTCTATAAATATGAGAAACAAATTctctataattttatttattctcaaaatggaagaagagaaactaattctcaataattttatttattttcaataataatCATGTTGTGCATTGCGAAGCGTGTAAACTACTAAGAAACAAAGCAAACATTTCATAATACTAAAATTTACGTGTTTCATCTTTTTAACATAGGACTACATTTACGAGCATGTTATCTTTCACTAACACTAAATAATCAACAATTATAAGCTTAAAGCTATCTATCCCTCAACCTATTTGCACTCAAGAGAACTCTCATAACAAACTACTTAtagaaatatattagttagttccTCTCAGTGTTCTTTagatataattcaatatatttattACTTTAACCACATTATACGCAACAAAAGGTGTCTTCAACTACATAGGTAAAACCCCTTCTCATCAATGGACATGAATTACTATCTCATGAATTCTATGCCCTTTCTTTACCTTAGACCAAAGCTTTTTCCTCTTCATGGGATTGCAAACCTTGGGCCAAAGTCTTTCTTCCTTCATGAGACTTAATAGACGAGTGCCACTCTCCTCAATAAGCAAAAGGCTCCCATTCACAATGGGTGAGAGCCCTTTTTCATAGGCTGAAAGCCACTCTCTGCAATGGGCAAAGCCCCTCTCTGCAATGGGAAAGAGCCAAGTAATATCTCCACAATATTCCTATTTATAGTATTACTCGTTCcaatcctaatctgattaggagtccaTCTCAATTTACAAATAATACTAAAATAGGAGCTTTACTCTATATAACAAATACTACTTCATTCCATTGAGAAATATTTCTTTTACTAAAATTAGAAAAAGATCTCTATATATCCCATAAGGTTATGAGTCACAAAACTAACAAATCATAATCAAAAGCTACTTAATAATAGAAGATATAGTCCGACTATATATAGTGTTTTTGCAATCCTAATCGCAAATGAATTAGGAACACTAATTCAACTCTAATTAGGAATATAATAAACCTAAATAAAATACTAAATCTAAAAGAATTCTTGAATAATAAAAACTCTAAATTTCGTAATTCTATAatgaataaaatttctaaattctatcTTCCTATACTTCATCATGTGTATTCTAACATGCTCTAGTGCTGGCTTTGTTTGGTTTACTTTGAAGTAACTATCATCAACTTGATTCTGTTGTTATTTACATGCGGCATGCAAATATTTACCATTCTGGTCCTTCTGGATGTGTGTTTCACAGAATATCGATACTTGTTTgaacatgccattctgtgaactTGGTTTAATCTTTGCCTTATCCAGATTGAAGATCATGGTTTCAGCAGTGGCTACTTTCCTTTCATAGTTGCAGAGGAAGATGTTTGTTCAGAGATCCGTATGCTTGAGGGTGTGTTGGAGTTGGCTGAAACAGATGCTCATGTTACTGGAACTGGAAAAATGGAAGCCAAAAATCAAGCTATGGACTTCATTCATGAAATAGGTTGGCTTCTTCACAGAAGCCAATTGAAGTCCAGATTGGGCCACTTGGATCCTTACACAGACCTCTTCCCTTTAAAAAGGTTCAAGTGGCTCATGGAGTTCTCCATGGATCATGAATGGTGTGCTGTAGTGAAAAAACTCTTGAACATACTTCTCAAAGGCATTGTTGGTACAGGAGAGCACTCATCTCTAAACCTTGCATTATCAGAAATGGGCCTTCTTCATCGAGCTGTGCGGAAGAATTCTAGATCTCTAGTGGAGCTTCTTTTAAGATATGTTCCTGGGAAATCAGGACCTGAAAACAAGTTGCTGATTGGTGGAAGCCATGAGGACAACTTGTTTAGACCGGATGTTAAAGGACCTGCAGGTTTGACGCCTCTACACATTGCAGCTGGTAAAGATGGTTCTGAAGGTGTAGTGGATGCATTAACTGATGATCCTGGAATGGtaattctttttttaattaatttattctgAAAATGTTGTGAAAGAACTACTTGGAGTTTGATATTTTTCTAGTATGAGGATTCACTACTACATTTTTATATGGTGCATTTCTTCAATTTGGACCATTGTGCTTATGATTACATTCTGGCTCTGTATTTTAGTGTTGGAAACTTTGTTGGCCATGTCTGATTGCTCATTTGCAAAACCTAGGTTGATGTGGAGGATCCATTTAAGGAAGAATAGTTAAGCAGCTGCTGTTGTCTGCCTTTTTTTCTCCTAGTGGGTTGGGGCTTTTTTTTTACTGGGTGGTCTGTAGGGGTCTGGGCTTCTCACTGGGCAGTAGCCCTCCAAACTTTATAAAGTTGGCTGCTTTTATTATACAGCCAAGTGATGgccaatttctttttctttcatatATTAGACTAGAAACAAACGGCATCTGAAGTTTATGTTTTGGAAATTGAATTTAGCATAGTACTTGAACATCCTTGAACATAAATGATGTGCGTCTGTTTGATACAGGTGGGAATTGAAGCATGGAAGAATGCTCGTGACAGCACAGGTTTCACACCAGAAGATTATGCTCGTTTGCGAGGCCACTACTCGTACATCCACTTGGTACAGAAAAAAATTAACAAGAGAACAACTGTGGGGCACGTGCTACTCGACATTCCTGGCACTTTATCGGACTGCAGCATTAACCAGAAGCAAAATGAAGGGGTGACCACTAGCTTCGAGATTGGACAAACAGCAATGAGACCCATTCAGCAGCCCTGCAAGCTTTGCCATCAAAAGCTGGATTTTGTAACGGCTGGCAGGTCATTATTGTATAGGCCTGCAATGCTGTCGATGGTGGCCATTGCTGCAGTTTGTGTTTGTGTGGCTCTTTTATTCAAGAGTTGTCCTGAAGTTGTGTACGTCTTCCGTCCCTTCAGGTGGGAATTGTTGGACTATGGAGCAAGCTAAGGTCCTTTTTAACTCCCAACTTGATGGCACAGATAGGTGGTGTGCATTTATAGACTGTAAAGTTAAGATTTCCTGTGTAACCAGTGCTTCAGACAAGTTTCAGATTCTGTAATGTTATTGACATATTTATTTACTGTTTAGTGTATTTTTTAGCAGTAATTGTAACCAGTGGTTCGATCAATGACAAATGAAAATGTTATCTGACATATTTATATTCTGCAATGTCATTTCATTTTCCATTGAGTAGTTGCTTTGTTTCAATGTTCAACTTTCAAATCGAAAATAGAGAATGGGAGAATGAATGAGGGTGTTTGAGGTCTAATGGCAGTCAGGGATTATAAGGAATGAAGTGGGAAGCTATGTGAGTGACTGAAGTAAATTTGTTAGGTCTTAGCCCAATTAATAGGTGAAAATGCATGAGGGTAAATACCATTAGTTTGTTTTTGAACACGAGAAATatgcattttttaaaaaaattaaaaggaaaaagagGGATAAAATCAGTTACATCCAAATAAATCTTACCAGTGTAACCTAAAATGCCAGTTGAACCTGAAAAGTAGGTTAAAAAACATGAATGCTGACAATTAAGCAGGTGCTTCACACCATAAATGAGGTTAAAAGCCTGAAACGTAGCTTAGTCCCACACATTTTTgctttttatttatctttttctcCCTTTCTTTGGCACATGTCTCTTCAATTAGTTTAGACCCACAAGGGCCCTACTGATATTTTTTACATTGGCACCCTACGCTTCTCATTTGTTCATCAGTATTCTCATTTAACTCTATAAATACCTGCAAAAAACACTCACATTTTTACTAAGATCTCTCTTTCAATCATATCAGTTATCGGGTGTGGTGAGACGAACAAAGATGGAGAGTGCAAGGCCTCCTTTAGCATTTCTTTCTCTGGACTTTGCTTTACTTCTTTCTTGGGCTGTATGTATAGGTTGGCATTTTACCCACTAGCATATTATGTTTTATAAGTTAGTATTTTGTTTTCATCTTAATCACAATTATTCTAGACCTGAACATTTCGGTTTCATACCAGGCAGATACCACGCAAGAAACCAGTACCGGATGGTAAGTTTTGTTGAATAATGGAGTTTTGAGCTTAACAAACATTGAATTTATTACAAGCATCAAGCAATTGCAACTCTTTCTTTTTATGGGCAAATGATGGTCAGGGCATGTGGCGCATTGCAAAGCCATCCACAGCCCGGTTGTTAGAGCTGTGTTCGCTACTTCCGATTCAAGAGTCAGAGTTAACATTGGCTCGAATTAAATGTTGGTTTGGATTCGATTGTATTTAAATAGAAAAAgattaattttgatttaattttaatcaactgattttgatccaatttaaaatagaattttattaattaaattttaatttaagaattagtttattttaatttaattttgaattaaacCATAATCTGTGTTTTATGTGATTGGTTATGCAAAAGGCTAATAATGACTCTGTGCATTATTATACTATTTAACCCCTATTGTCATTGAGTCTAATTCCTTGTGTtttgatttaaaaatttaattaataaaataacaaggTTTGTACATGCCAAATGAGttaatcaattgaattaattaactATACATAAAACATTTCAAACTCTACCATATCTATCATATATATAGtagttttttctttcttttttttttctattgaaaTTCATTTGACTGAGAAAGAGACAAAAATATTTGATTTGAGAATGGATTACATTTTCATTTTAATGCTGCCTGAAAAGTTTTATTGTTCAGGGAAAAAATAGGAACCTGAATGCAAGTATATGATCATTAAACCAAGACCTTTTCATGGTAAAAGTTTCATCAAGAGATCATTTGAAGCATTTTCAATGAAGATGAGTATGCAAATTCTAGATTGGATTAAGGACCACATGGATAAGTAATGATTACAGCAAAATCCATGTTAGCCTTTCATCCATTGGTTGGGATGGTTTAGTAAGTAGAGTTTTTGCTTCCATGTGATTAACTCATTAGCCAATCAGGAAGAGTAGGATGATCTACATGGATATATAGGATTGCAGGCCTCACCAGACTCTATATAAGTTCACATTCCGCTTTCATCCATCAAGTGATCAAATCCACCCAGCAATGGCAACCATGACTCTCTCATCTACATTCACAAGCAAGGCTGTTCCTTTGAACGCATGGACTGAGCTTTCATCCACCGTCTGCAGTGGCAATAGGAGAGACTTAGTGAGGAAGACATCAGGAAATCCAGTTGCTTCCTCTGGGAGCCCCTGGAATGGTCCTGCAGATCGCGTCAAGTACCTTGGTTCACTCTGAGCCTCCATCTTACTTGACTGGTGAATTCCCTGGTGACTATATGGCTGGGGCACAGCCGGGCTATCAGCTGACCCTGAAAACCTTGTCCTTGGAACAAAAATGCCTGGGCTTATGCCACCAACTTTGTCCTTAGAAAGTGAGACCCAAGCAAAATGGGATATTTACAAACTTAAATATGTGTATCAGCGTCAAAGATGGGAATGTACAGTGTCCAGTTTGATTTACATGCATGAGTTTAATGATTGAATTCCATTCGGTGTCCAATCCTTAAAAAGCGCCATTGACTGAAAATGTTTGAGCAGCAATGCCTTAGGTAATCAGTGATTACAAAAAGAGTTCATGACCTCCCCCCTTCTGCCAAATATCAGGAACAGGTAATGCTCCATTTGCGTTATTGCTTCCATCTGACTGGTCATCAACTGGATTTGGGATCATGATCGGGAGCAGAGTTTTTGAAATCCAAAAGGGCTGCCATTGAGCCATCACCCAGCCTTACCCTATGAAACTTTGAGGTTTTCTTCGTTGCTTATTTCCAGAGCCCCTACCCTTAATGATCTCATTAGCTCTTGTCACAGCAGATGTGAAATCATTTTGGCTACCGAGCTCCACCTGTTTCTCATCAACCATAACATGTGCCTTTCCTTTGGTAGCACAATACCCATCCATTGACAACAACTCCACCTCTTCTTCTGGAGGCTTATAATGTGACTAAATTGTACGAACAATGTTATCTGCCAATCTATCCTTTGTACTACTACCTTCACAATCTATCTCTTTGCCGTTCTTGGAGCTGGTAACATTTTTGAAATGGGCACTGCCACAGGAGCGGTCATTCTCTTGGGAACCATTACTTCTCAAACTAGCATTGTAGGTATCAACTAGTTCTTTTTGCTTCTGAGATTCAGGACAAAGTCTAGCCAACTCAAGAACAAGATGTGACCAGCCGTATTGCCGCACATAATACAGGTATTTTTCAGTGTCTATTGAACCCTGACGATATTGTTCAAATATGTCTTAAGAGAAGCCTATTTATCCTCATTATATTCGAGAGCAGTACTAATCTTTTCCACCAGTGAATTGTTTGCAGTTTGAACATCTTTCCACAGTTAGAAAACATAGCCACTAGCACTAGGAGGCACTTTTCGGTTTTGTGTTGAAGAAACAGGAGGGAAATCTGAAATGGTTGGTTTCAATGATCCACTCTCAGAAAGATTTCAATCCTTGGTGCTGCCCAAGTTTCCTGGAGAACCGCCTGAGAAATGTCTGTCCTGTGCCTGCACCTGAATAAAATTtatccaagttttttttttttttttctttaaagatGTATCAATCCAGTTTTATGTTAATCTAATTGAGAACTCCCTTTTGAGCCTGCTATATATATGAACCCCAGCAGGTAAGACCAACGCAAATAAACCAATCATTTAAAAATTGGTTGGATTCTTGGGCTCATGTGCCCATTACCTGCCCATAACTCATGGTCTTACAAACTCAATATCATTTTTTGGACCGAAACATAAAAATTTTCATCAAATGAAAAATCTTACAATATTCCAATTTATATCACAATTATAATAATTGATAAGGTTTAGAAGAAATCAAGGGGACCAAAATGAGAGATGCCTTGGAGTGGATCAGGAAATCCAACACAAGACGATGAAGCAGGTGCAAAATCCAACCCACCAGCGTCTTCCAAACTCGGAATCGGATTCGAGCTTTATAAGAAGCCGAGTCAGTCGAGCCAAGCAATAGGCCATGTCAAATGAAGCTTGGAAAATAAGAAAATGTCATGTTCATGTTGCGGTGCACGAAGCGCCAAAGAAGGAGGTTCATAATTTAAATCCATGTGATTATTAAGGTGATATAAGTTTAATCTGTGTGTGTGACATAGATGTTTTACTTTTTAAGGTTGACGTGAATGCGTCTATCGAAATGAATTTCTCTGATATTTCAATTTTACCATTACTAACAACAAAAATATCCATTACAACTTTAGCCTCATGACAAAATAATGGGTCAAAGTCAATAAAACTAAACCTTTTCGGTTTTCTTATGAGCTCGGTTGCACTGAATCTGAATCTGCATTTACGTGTTGTTTGGTCCACCCGACCCGAGCAATCTGGGAAAGTCATGGTCCTGTCCTGGTTTTATctttttagtgcattttctttttaatattcttCACAAAACCAGTCATTTTCTGTCTACTTTCATGTTTTGGATCTAAACTTTATTTGTCCCATTATTTTTTTGAGGGGCCAATAGAGAGAGAAGTACACACTCCTAATCGGTTTAAGGTGTTGATTTTGATACCTCAAAAGgggattttgattttgattttgattttgatttgatttagtttgattttaaatttaataattaattttttaaaaaaattttaagtgaaaATTTTTCTAATTTGACCTAAAACTCAATTTCAGTAGGAATCATTTGCATTTCGAGTCAAACCACGAATTTGATCATGGCCAGGTCTAGCTGCATTACATCCAGCACCAGGGGGAAGATCCGATGATGATAtggtggaagaaaagaaaaagaaggaaaaaaaaaaaagcgaagCATCTTTTTTCTTATCGTGAGTACAAGCGGTTTCTAAGCGGACCCACCATCTTTCTGTTTTGTGTGTTAGTGTACtaactcctctctctctctctctctctctctctctctcttctccaaTGTAAAAAAGTTCTAAAGATTGTTGATGATTACTTGGACATTATTATTTTTGTGTACTATACTGACCGTACCACGCCATTTTCCATAAACAAAACCCCTtcgtatcatcatcatcatcattacaGCCACCGTCCCCCACCTGTTTTCTTCGCCGTGTACTTTCCGGCTGGATAGCCGATCGGCTTCTGCTGTGCcggattttaatttaattagttcACGGGCAAGTAAATTTTCTGTGTTCttatttattcttctttttcGTCTTTAGATTGTGTGTGGTTAATTTAGCTGGATGGGGTTCGGAACCTGAACTTGGGGTTAGTACATTTAGAGTTTGCTCACTGGATTTTGGAGA carries:
- the LOC110653406 gene encoding squamosa promoter-binding-like protein 1 isoform X2 — translated: MEARFGSETQAHHFYVMGATDMRAVGKRNLEWDLNDWKWDGDLFIASPLNPVPSGGMGRQFFPVTTGIPGNGNSSNSSSSCSDEVNLGIDKGKRELEKRRRVLVIEDDNLNGEEVGGLSLKLGGHGYPINETEMGSWEGNSGKKTKLVGGRMNRAVCQVENCGADLSNAKDYHRRHKVCEMHSKASKALVGNFMQRFCQQCSRFHVLQEFDEGKRSCRRRLAGHNKRRRKTNPEAVGNGNSLNDEQTSSYLLISLLRILSNIHSNRSDQVAGQDLLSHLLRSLASRTIEHGGRNISGLLQEPQDLLNDGTSVGNSEQVGCANVANGANMQTSSSVKPSILNNYPAYSEVRDSTVGQVKVNNFDLNDIYIDSDDGAEDVERSQVPANMGTSSLDCPSWVQQDSHQSSPPQTSRNSDSASAQSPSSSSGDAQSRTDRIIFKLFGKEPNDFPLVLRTRILDWLSHSPTDIESYIRPGCVILTIYLRQAEAKWEELCCNLSTSLSRLLDVSDDAFWRTGWVYIRVQHQIAFVCNGQVVVDTSLPIRSTNYSKILSVKPIAISVSERAQFVIKGINLSRPTTRLLCAVEGKYMSQENTQELMDGVDNLKGYEELQCVNFSCSIPTVSGRGFIEIEDHGFSSGYFPFIVAEEDVCSEIRMLEGVLELAETDAHVTGTGKMEAKNQAMDFIHEIGWLLHRSQLKSRLGHLDPYTDLFPLKRFKWLMEFSMDHEWCAVVKKLLNILLKGIVGTGEHSSLNLALSEMGLLHRAVRKNSRSLVELLLRYVPGKSGPENKLLIGGSHEDNLFRPDVKGPAGLTPLHIAAGKDGSEGVVDALTDDPGMVGIEAWKNARDSTGFTPEDYARLRGHYSYIHLVQKKINKRTTVGHVLLDIPGTLSDCSINQKQNEGVTTSFEIGQTAMRPIQQPCKLCHQKLDFVTAGRSLLYRPAMLSMVAIAAVCVCVALLFKSCPEVVYVFRPFRWELLDYGAS
- the LOC110653406 gene encoding squamosa promoter-binding-like protein 1 isoform X1, which codes for MEARFGSETQAHHFYVMGATDMRAVGKRNLEWDLNDWKWDGDLFIASPLNPVPSGGMGRQFFPVTTGIPGNGNSSNSSSSCSDEVNLGIDKGKRELEKRRRVLVIEDDNLNGEEVGGLSLKLGGHGYPINETEMGSWEGNSGKKTKLVGGRMNRAVCQVENCGADLSNAKDYHRRHKVCEMHSKASKALVGNFMQRFCQQCSRFHVLQEFDEGKRSCRRRLAGHNKRRRKTNPEAVGNGNSLNDEQTSSYLLISLLRILSNIHSNRSDQVAGQDLLSHLLRSLASRTIEHGGRNISGLLQEPQDLLNDGTSVGNSEVLSTLLSNVEVLPRPIKEHLTVTVSGMLQQVGCANVANGANMQTSSSVKPSILNNYPAYSEVRDSTVGQVKVNNFDLNDIYIDSDDGAEDVERSQVPANMGTSSLDCPSWVQQDSHQSSPPQTSRNSDSASAQSPSSSSGDAQSRTDRIIFKLFGKEPNDFPLVLRTRILDWLSHSPTDIESYIRPGCVILTIYLRQAEAKWEELCCNLSTSLSRLLDVSDDAFWRTGWVYIRVQHQIAFVCNGQVVVDTSLPIRSTNYSKILSVKPIAISVSERAQFVIKGINLSRPTTRLLCAVEGKYMSQENTQELMDGVDNLKGYEELQCVNFSCSIPTVSGRGFIEIEDHGFSSGYFPFIVAEEDVCSEIRMLEGVLELAETDAHVTGTGKMEAKNQAMDFIHEIGWLLHRSQLKSRLGHLDPYTDLFPLKRFKWLMEFSMDHEWCAVVKKLLNILLKGIVGTGEHSSLNLALSEMGLLHRAVRKNSRSLVELLLRYVPGKSGPENKLLIGGSHEDNLFRPDVKGPAGLTPLHIAAGKDGSEGVVDALTDDPGMVGIEAWKNARDSTGFTPEDYARLRGHYSYIHLVQKKINKRTTVGHVLLDIPGTLSDCSINQKQNEGVTTSFEIGQTAMRPIQQPCKLCHQKLDFVTAGRSLLYRPAMLSMVAIAAVCVCVALLFKSCPEVVYVFRPFRWELLDYGAS